Proteins from a genomic interval of uncultured Flavobacterium sp.:
- the mce gene encoding methylmalonyl-CoA epimerase: MVNKIEHIGIAVKNMDDANVLFEKLLGVPSYKEERVESEGVLTSFFQTGTNKIELLMATNPESPIAKFLEKKGEGIHHIAFDVEDIYAEIERLKNEGFVLINEKPKKGADNKLVVFLHPKNTNGVLVELCQEIQ; this comes from the coding sequence ATGGTAAATAAAATTGAACATATAGGAATAGCAGTAAAGAATATGGATGATGCAAATGTATTGTTCGAAAAACTTTTGGGGGTTCCGTCATATAAAGAAGAGAGAGTGGAAAGTGAAGGTGTTTTAACTTCTTTTTTTCAAACAGGAACAAATAAAATCGAACTTTTGATGGCAACCAATCCGGAAAGTCCAATTGCAAAGTTTTTAGAAAAAAAAGGAGAAGGGATTCATCATATCGCTTTTGATGTTGAAGATATATACGCTGAAATTGAACGATTGAAAAATGAAGGTTTTGTATTGATTAATGAAAAACCAAAAAAAGGAGCAGATAATAAATTGGTTGTTTTTTTGCATCCAAAAAACACAAATGGCGTCTTAGTTGAACTTTGTCAGGAAATTCAGTAA